A section of the Capra hircus breed San Clemente chromosome 23, ASM170441v1, whole genome shotgun sequence genome encodes:
- the ZSCAN16 gene encoding zinc finger and SCAN domain-containing protein 16 has product MTTFLEHEEQKGLLIVKAEDHYRGQDSISQKSSPHRRELFRQHFRKLCYQDAPGPREALTQLWDLCRQWLRPECHTKEQILDLLVLEQFLSILPRDLQAWVQAHHPETGEEAVTVLEDLERRLDEPRKQVPGNSERQDALLDKLAPLRRPHESLTIQLHPKKTWQEQKSGEAQRNGDETKTKTEELSQMEDKSKDMEFFGKINDRLYKDILQYPESKDAFESEGIFEWQQRKRRCYKCDDCGKSFSHSSDLSKHRRTHTGEKPYKCDECGKSFIQRSHLIGHHRVHTGVKPYKCKECGKDFSGRTGLIQHQRIHTGEKPYECDECGRPFRVSSALIRHQRIHTVNKLY; this is encoded by the exons ATGACCACATTTCTGGAACATGAAGAACAAAAAGGACTTCTAATAGTTAAAGCAGAAGACCATTACAGGGGACAGGACTCTATCTCACAAAAGTCCAGTCCTCACAGAAGGGAACTCTTCAGGCAGCACTTCAGGAAGCTCTGCTATCAGGATGCACCTGGACCCCGTGAAGCTCTTACCCAACTCTGGGACCTTTGCCGCCAGTGGCTGAGGCCAGAATGCCACACAAAAGAGCAGATTTTAGACCTGCTGGTGCTTGAACAATTTCTGAGCATTCTTCCCAGGGACCTGCAAGCATGGGTGCAGGCACACCATCCAGAGACTGGAGAGGAGGCGGTGACTGTGCTGGAGGATCTGGAGAGAAGGCTTGATGAACCTCGAAAGCAG GTTCCAGGCAATTCAGAAAGACAGGATGCACTTTTGGACAAGTTGGCCCCCTTGAGAAGGCCACATGAGTCATTGACTATCCAGCTTCATCCCAAGAAGACCTGGCAGGAGCAGAAATCTGGGGAGGCCCAAAGGAATG GTGATGAAACCAAGACTAAAACTGAAGAGTTGTCCCAGATGGAAGATAAATCCAAAGACATGGAATTCTTTGGGAAGATAAATGACAGACTTTACAAAGATATTCTTCAGTATCCTGAATCCAAAGATGCTTTTGAAAGTGAGGGCATTTTCGAGTGgcaacagaggaaaagaagatGCTATAAATGTGATGACTGTGGAAAAAGTTTCAGTCATAGCTCAGACCTTAGTAAACACAGGAGAACGcacactggagaaaagccctaTAAATGTGATGAATGTGGAAAATCTTTCATTCAACGCTCACATCTCATTGGACATCATAGAGTACACACTGGGGTGAAACcctataaatgtaaagaatgtgggaaAGATTTCAGTGGGCGCACAGGTCTCATTCAGCATCAGAGAATCCACACAGGTGAAAAACCCTATGAATGTGATGAGTGTGGGAGGCCCTTCCGTGTAAGTTCAGCCCTTATTAGACATCAAAGAATTCATACAGTAAATAAGCTCTATTAA